In a single window of the Diospyros lotus cultivar Yz01 chromosome 10, ASM1463336v1, whole genome shotgun sequence genome:
- the LOC127811087 gene encoding LOB domain-containing protein 18-like encodes MNPRSRCGACVVLNRGCHPQCIFAPYFRCESGTAHFATVREVYTIKNVVNLLTPLSVNDRFWASDTLLFEAQARLQDPVYGCVSHILALQQQVSELQAYRAYLQDSLFAYYSSHPQFVPPFDPNFNWSSSPPTIPEATLPHPGETSSSQMPLLDDLDELGPVIFGHRRRP; translated from the coding sequence ATGAACCCCCGGTCTCGATGTGGTGCCTGTGTAGTCTTAAATAGAGGATGTCATCCACAGTGCATCTTTGCTCCTTATTTTCGTTGTGAGAGTGGTACTGCTCATTTTGCTACCGTTCGTGAAGTTTATACTATCAAAAATGTCGTCAACCTCTTGACTCCGCTTTCGGTAAATGACCGATTTTGGGCTTCCGATacacttctctttgaagctcaagcccggCTTCAGGATCCTGTTTATGGGtgtgtatctcacattcttgCTCTTCAGCAACAGGTTAGTGAGCTGCAAGCCTATCgagcttatttgcaagattcacTATTCGCATATTATTCTTCGCATCCCCAATTTGTTcctccatttgatccaaatttcAACTGGAGCTCTAGTCCTCCCACCATCCCAGAGGCTACTCTACCTCACCCTGGCGAAACGAGCAGCAGCCAGATGCCGCTCTTGGATGACCTTGATGAGCTAGGTCCAGTCATCTTTGGCCACCGCCGACGTCCTTGA